In a single window of the Niabella ginsenosidivorans genome:
- the dnaB gene encoding replicative DNA helicase, whose protein sequence is MDLTNINKDRKQKRRTAVDLGSMVYGKVPPQARELEEAILGAIMLEKNAFDAVIEILKPECFYVDANQRIFRSMQSLANKSQPIDILTVVEELKNREELEMVGGAYYVTRLTNAVVSAANIESHARIVLQKFIQRELIRISGEIINDAFEDSTDVFELLDDAESKLFEITNSHLRSTIQPIDSVLVQTIQRIEDLRHRNEDITGVPSGFKMLDKVTYGWQNSDLIILAARPAVGKTAFALNLARNAVMSKMRGQATPVAFFSLEMSAAQLVQRVLSAESEIMLEKISRGKMEDHEMKQLYTKGIQRLSQAPLFIDDTPALNIFELRAKCRKLKNKHNIGMIIIDYLQLMSGNGDSKGNREQEISTISRNLKGLAKELNVPIIALSQLSREVEKRGAKDGSKVPQLSDLRESGAIEQDADMVMFLYRPDYYDMNTNAEGEDQRGLTEVKIAKHRNGSLETIKLKALLHIQKFISWEEDPYNIMSAPGSSWKRIEEEEGGAKLFQVESKMNKMKDDEFDDMEDAPF, encoded by the coding sequence ATGGATTTAACAAATATTAATAAAGACAGGAAGCAGAAACGCAGAACGGCGGTTGATTTGGGCAGCATGGTCTATGGGAAAGTGCCGCCACAGGCAAGGGAACTGGAAGAGGCAATTCTGGGAGCAATTATGCTGGAGAAAAATGCCTTTGACGCTGTTATCGAAATATTAAAACCGGAGTGCTTTTATGTGGATGCCAACCAGCGTATTTTCCGGTCGATGCAATCGCTGGCCAATAAAAGCCAGCCCATAGATATCCTTACCGTAGTAGAGGAACTGAAGAACCGGGAAGAGCTGGAAATGGTGGGCGGAGCGTATTATGTAACCAGGCTGACCAACGCAGTGGTATCGGCTGCCAATATAGAATCGCATGCGCGGATCGTATTGCAGAAATTCATTCAGCGGGAACTGATCCGCATCAGCGGTGAAATTATCAATGACGCATTTGAAGACAGCACTGATGTGTTTGAATTGCTGGATGATGCCGAGTCCAAGCTGTTTGAAATTACCAATTCACACCTGCGCAGTACCATTCAGCCTATAGATTCGGTACTGGTGCAAACCATCCAGCGGATCGAGGATCTCCGGCACCGCAATGAAGATATTACGGGTGTGCCCAGCGGGTTTAAGATGCTGGATAAAGTCACCTACGGCTGGCAGAACAGCGACCTGATCATCCTGGCCGCAAGGCCTGCTGTGGGTAAAACCGCTTTTGCACTCAACCTTGCCCGCAACGCGGTAATGAGCAAAATGAGGGGGCAGGCCACTCCCGTAGCGTTCTTTTCACTGGAAATGAGCGCCGCACAGCTGGTACAGCGGGTACTGTCTGCAGAAAGTGAAATTATGCTGGAAAAGATCTCCCGTGGTAAAATGGAAGATCATGAAATGAAGCAGCTATATACCAAAGGGATCCAGCGGCTTTCACAGGCCCCTTTGTTTATTGATGATACTCCGGCGCTGAATATTTTTGAGCTGCGTGCCAAATGCCGTAAGCTCAAAAACAAGCACAATATCGGCATGATCATTATTGACTACCTGCAGCTCATGAGCGGAAACGGGGATAGCAAAGGCAACCGCGAGCAGGAGATCAGCACCATCAGCCGGAACCTGAAAGGGCTGGCCAAAGAACTGAATGTGCCCATTATTGCGCTTTCACAGCTTAGCCGGGAAGTGGAAAAACGGGGCGCCAAAGACGGCAGCAAGGTTCCACAGTTAAGTGACTTACGGGAATCAGGAGCAATTGAGCAGGACGCCGATATGGTCATGTTCCTTTATCGGCCGGATTATTATGACATGAACACCAATGCCGAGGGAGAAGACCAGCGCGGGCTTACCGAAGTAAAGATTGCCAAGCACCGAAACGGTTCGCTGGAAACCATTAAGCTAAAGGCCCTGCTGCACATCCAGAAATTTATCAGTTGGGAAGAAGACCCGTATAATATCATGAGCGCGCCGGGCAGCAGCTGGAAACGGATTGAGGAAGAAGAAGGCGGTGCCAAGTTGTTCCAGGTAGAAAGCAAGATGAACAAAATGAAGGATGATGAGTTTGATGATATGGAGGACGCGCCGTTTTAG
- a CDS encoding methyltransferase domain-containing protein: MHYKDWDPDLYLKFGKERLQPSVDLVARIRIEQPQSIIDIGCGPGNSTQILRQRWPGSKITGLDHSVAMIEKAEQDYPNQEWIQADAGKDPIPGQYDIVFSNAAIQWIPHHADLLAKLKGLLNSGGALAVQLPLIFDMPVEYAIEEALERTGLREIRQAVKALLTVHSATEYYDILAGLFDPVEIWQTDYMHVMENPVAVLKMIRSTRLKPYLERMPDAANRSLFEQNVLEGIQKIYPVQQNGKLLFPFKRLFFIGYNY, from the coding sequence ATGCACTATAAAGACTGGGATCCTGATCTGTATCTGAAATTTGGTAAAGAGCGCCTTCAGCCGTCTGTTGACCTGGTTGCAAGGATCCGTATAGAACAACCCCAATCCATTATCGATATCGGGTGCGGCCCGGGCAACAGTACGCAAATACTGCGGCAGCGGTGGCCCGGCTCTAAAATAACAGGGCTGGATCATTCTGTTGCAATGATTGAAAAAGCAGAACAGGACTACCCTAATCAGGAGTGGATACAGGCAGATGCCGGAAAAGACCCGATCCCCGGACAGTATGATATTGTTTTTTCAAATGCAGCAATCCAGTGGATCCCGCATCATGCTGATCTGTTAGCAAAATTAAAAGGGCTTTTAAATTCGGGTGGTGCTCTGGCTGTACAACTGCCATTAATATTTGATATGCCGGTAGAGTACGCTATTGAAGAAGCGCTGGAAAGAACGGGACTCCGGGAAATAAGGCAAGCGGTAAAGGCACTGTTAACGGTTCATTCAGCTACGGAATATTATGATATCCTTGCAGGGTTGTTTGACCCGGTTGAAATATGGCAGACGGATTATATGCATGTAATGGAGAACCCTGTTGCCGTACTGAAAATGATCCGCAGTACAAGGCTGAAACCTTATCTGGAACGGATGCCGGATGCTGCCAACCGGTCCTTATTTGAACAAAATGTACTGGAGGGCATTCAAAAGATCTACCCGGTGCAGCAAAACGGGAAACTGCTGTTCCCGTTTAAGCGGTTATTTTTTATCGGGTACAATTATTAA
- a CDS encoding DUF2071 domain-containing protein: MKFPVISGIIERRLLINYIADPDVVARFLPVPFQPQLYKGRAVVGICLIRLKKIRPKGLPGFIGISSENGAHRFAVQWEEKGELKEGVYIPRRDTSSKLNSLAGGRIFPGKHYHARFHVKESNGHYHLDFVSADHLSVAVDAVLADEWNQNSVFEDLEAASAFFEKGCISYSPKGKGFEGLQLGIDSWKVKPLKITQLRSDFFENETVFPKGSIKPDHALLMENIAHEWRGISDMAGSPEPK, encoded by the coding sequence ATGAAATTTCCCGTTATAAGCGGTATTATTGAAAGGCGTCTGCTGATCAACTATATTGCTGATCCGGATGTAGTAGCACGGTTTTTGCCAGTGCCCTTTCAACCCCAGCTTTATAAAGGCAGGGCCGTTGTTGGTATTTGCCTGATCCGCCTTAAAAAGATCAGGCCAAAAGGCCTGCCGGGCTTTATAGGTATTTCTTCTGAAAATGGTGCGCACCGGTTTGCGGTTCAATGGGAAGAAAAAGGGGAACTGAAGGAAGGTGTTTATATACCAAGAAGAGATACCTCCTCCAAACTGAATTCCTTAGCAGGTGGCCGGATCTTTCCGGGAAAACATTACCATGCCCGGTTTCATGTAAAAGAGAGCAACGGCCATTATCACCTGGACTTTGTCAGTGCTGATCATCTGTCTGTTGCTGTTGATGCCGTGCTTGCTGATGAATGGAATCAAAACTCGGTATTTGAGGACCTGGAAGCGGCATCCGCCTTTTTTGAAAAGGGTTGTATAAGTTATTCGCCAAAAGGAAAAGGATTTGAAGGGCTGCAACTGGGAATTGATTCCTGGAAGGTGAAGCCTTTGAAGATCACTCAGCTCCGTTCGGATTTTTTCGAAAATGAAACGGTTTTTCCAAAGGGCTCTATAAAGCCCGATCATGCTTTGCTGATGGAAAATATTGCACATGAATGGCGGGGAATAAGCGACATGGCTGGTTCTCCAGAGCCGAAATAA
- the rsmG gene encoding 16S rRNA (guanine(527)-N(7))-methyltransferase RsmG produces the protein MDIVLKYFDAFTPQQLEQLKALEGLYREWNEKINVISRKDIAGLYEKHVLHSLSIAAVFSFTAGTQIADLGAGGGFPGIPLAIFFPEVEFLLVDSIGKKLKVADGIAAAIGLKNISTRHSRIEEVKDRQFDFVVSRAVAPLKNLWQWSRPLIKKDNTPHTTNLIEQGVHAPGLICLKGGDLAQEISESGTRPHLLAISDLFTEPFFEEKYMVYVPK, from the coding sequence ATGGATATTGTATTAAAATATTTTGATGCATTTACGCCTCAACAGTTGGAACAGCTGAAAGCACTGGAGGGCCTCTACCGGGAATGGAATGAGAAAATAAATGTGATCAGCCGTAAGGATATTGCAGGTCTTTATGAAAAACATGTCTTGCATTCCCTGAGCATTGCTGCCGTCTTTAGCTTTACCGCAGGCACACAGATTGCAGATCTTGGGGCCGGCGGAGGTTTCCCGGGCATACCCCTTGCCATCTTTTTCCCGGAAGTGGAATTTTTACTGGTAGACAGTATCGGCAAAAAATTAAAGGTGGCCGATGGTATTGCAGCAGCCATCGGCTTAAAGAACATCAGCACCCGGCACAGCCGTATTGAGGAAGTAAAAGACCGGCAGTTTGATTTTGTGGTGTCCCGTGCAGTAGCACCCTTGAAAAACCTCTGGCAATGGAGCAGGCCTTTGATCAAAAAAGACAATACCCCACATACTACCAACCTGATCGAACAGGGAGTGCATGCCCCGGGGCTGATTTGCCTGAAAGGGGGCGACCTGGCGCAGGAAATATCCGAAAGCGGCACCCGCCCACACCTGCTGGCCATCAGCGACCTGTTTACCGAACCCTTTTTTGAAGAAAAGTATATGGTATATGTGCCAAAGTAA
- a CDS encoding RsmE family RNA methyltransferase, with protein sequence MQLPFFYISEYLPEQKTAVLDENNSRHIVQVLRMEAGARLHLTDGCGHLLTAVIAQPHKKYCEVTIEHVEFIPPRHPQVTIAIALLKNAGRFEWFLEKATEIGVHTIVPLISERTEKIKARTDRLQQLLISALLQSRQVWLPRFPQPVKFADFIKDPQWEAIPQKFIAHCLEQGRISLREQSVTENAIILIGPEGDFTTDEIGLALEKGYKAVTLGITRLRTETAGVVAAALLAIK encoded by the coding sequence ATGCAGCTCCCTTTTTTCTACATCAGTGAATATTTACCGGAACAAAAGACCGCTGTCCTGGATGAAAACAATTCCCGCCATATAGTACAGGTATTGCGTATGGAAGCTGGCGCACGTCTGCACCTGACCGATGGATGCGGGCATTTGTTAACAGCCGTTATTGCCCAACCTCATAAAAAATATTGCGAAGTAACCATCGAACATGTGGAATTTATTCCGCCCCGGCATCCGCAGGTAACCATTGCGATTGCTTTACTGAAAAATGCCGGTCGTTTTGAATGGTTTTTAGAAAAAGCCACAGAAATAGGCGTGCATACAATTGTACCGCTGATCAGTGAACGTACCGAGAAAATAAAAGCCAGAACCGACCGCTTACAGCAGTTGCTGATCAGTGCCTTGTTGCAAAGCCGGCAGGTTTGGCTGCCGCGGTTTCCGCAACCTGTAAAATTTGCGGATTTTATAAAAGATCCGCAATGGGAGGCAATACCGCAGAAATTTATTGCGCATTGCCTGGAGCAGGGGCGAATTTCTTTAAGAGAACAATCCGTTACGGAAAACGCCATCATCCTTATTGGGCCGGAGGGAGATTTTACTACCGATGAAATAGGCCTGGCTCTGGAAAAAGGCTATAAGGCAGTAACATTGGGCATCACCCGCCTGCGCACAGAAACAGCGGGTGTTGTGGCAGCGGCGTTGCTGGCAATAAAATGA
- a CDS encoding tetratricopeptide repeat-containing sensor histidine kinase: MKKALFVLGFVGALLLTLPAQEITSMSAYAVNPVRTPDALLNNWRRAKTIEDQFKAAADLIRFHEASGTTDSVLFYAAAMQSTLQQKNINTAQKLKYTSSLDYSMAKAYQDQGLYDEALRYYLRGINDGEQLKDPSIIDRNQFGQATVYYLRGENKEAIRLYNQVLYSSRDSNLVHLIHKQLGILYLAQQELPKAKGYFTEALGYFRQTGQLKNELETRLNLAFIMELEHQLDTAYSAFAAIKDEAQASQFYDLYIKAGQHIGDILFAKKDYENAQITLSMVYMNAVQWGDLEAQRRAIRSLEKLYVAQGDYKNAYALGTQYIGVMNDITSRQNKKEVNELEIRYNTARKEKELLQKENQLQHQRTVKYGLLIGFIAVLLPVIGLLYMYYQKLQTQSRLNASREEANRQKITAMLKEKELEVLKASVEGEENERRRISKELHDSIGGNLAAIKMQLFNKQNEKLDAIVHQIDATYQQVRDLSHNLAPKSFHNTAFTELIRAYLQRFNTGGKQELRFQAYPEAVMNDMDLDLKVELYKIIQELMTNAQKYAQASAIELQLTLVDHALKLIFEDNGRGFPTDKTPPGIGLQNIRERLKSFNGTLSIDSFPGRGTVVDIEIPLNRKSDET, encoded by the coding sequence ATGAAAAAGGCCTTATTCGTATTGGGTTTTGTGGGTGCACTTTTATTGACGCTGCCCGCACAAGAGATAACTTCCATGTCGGCGTATGCGGTTAATCCCGTACGCACTCCTGATGCTTTATTGAATAACTGGCGCCGGGCAAAGACAATTGAAGACCAGTTTAAGGCAGCAGCGGATCTGATCCGCTTTCACGAAGCTTCCGGAACCACCGATTCTGTGCTGTTTTATGCAGCAGCTATGCAAAGTACCCTGCAACAAAAAAATATAAATACAGCGCAAAAACTGAAATATACTTCCAGTCTGGATTATTCCATGGCAAAGGCTTACCAGGATCAGGGCCTGTATGATGAAGCGCTTCGTTACTACCTGCGTGGGATTAATGACGGGGAGCAATTGAAGGACCCTTCCATTATTGACAGGAATCAATTCGGACAGGCAACGGTGTATTATCTGCGGGGCGAAAATAAGGAAGCCATACGGCTTTATAACCAGGTGCTGTATTCCAGCAGGGACAGTAATCTGGTGCACCTTATTCATAAACAGCTGGGCATCCTTTACCTGGCACAGCAGGAGCTGCCGAAGGCAAAGGGCTATTTTACTGAAGCACTGGGTTATTTCCGGCAAACAGGCCAGCTAAAAAATGAGCTGGAAACCCGGCTGAACCTGGCTTTTATTATGGAGCTGGAGCATCAGCTGGACACAGCCTATTCCGCTTTTGCCGCCATAAAAGATGAGGCACAGGCCAGCCAGTTTTATGATCTGTACATAAAAGCGGGCCAGCATATCGGAGACATCCTGTTTGCAAAGAAGGATTATGAAAATGCCCAGATCACGCTTTCCATGGTGTATATGAACGCGGTGCAGTGGGGCGACCTGGAAGCGCAGCGAAGGGCCATCCGCAGTCTTGAGAAACTGTATGTGGCGCAGGGTGATTATAAGAATGCCTATGCCCTGGGAACACAATACATTGGTGTGATGAACGACATCACCTCCCGGCAGAACAAAAAAGAGGTCAATGAGCTGGAGATCCGGTACAATACAGCCCGGAAAGAAAAAGAGCTGTTACAGAAGGAAAACCAGCTACAGCATCAGCGTACGGTTAAGTACGGGCTGCTGATTGGTTTTATTGCGGTTCTGCTGCCTGTCATAGGCCTGTTGTACATGTATTATCAGAAGCTGCAGACCCAAAGCCGGTTAAATGCCAGCAGGGAAGAGGCCAACCGGCAAAAGATCACCGCGATGCTCAAGGAAAAAGAGCTGGAAGTTCTGAAGGCTTCTGTGGAAGGAGAGGAAAATGAGCGCAGGCGCATCTCAAAGGAATTGCATGACAGCATTGGCGGAAACCTTGCTGCTATTAAGATGCAGCTTTTTAATAAACAAAATGAAAAGCTGGACGCCATAGTGCATCAGATAGATGCTACCTATCAGCAGGTACGGGACCTGTCGCACAACCTAGCCCCCAAAAGCTTTCATAATACAGCGTTTACAGAACTGATCCGGGCATATCTGCAGCGGTTCAATACAGGCGGGAAGCAGGAACTGCGTTTTCAGGCTTATCCGGAAGCTGTAATGAATGATATGGATCTTGATCTGAAAGTGGAGTTGTATAAGATTATACAGGAATTGATGACCAATGCACAGAAATATGCACAGGCATCGGCAATAGAGTTGCAGCTGACGCTTGTAGATCATGCATTAAAGCTGATCTTTGAGGATAACGGACGTGGCTTCCCGACAGATAAAACACCTCCGGGGATCGGCTTACAGAATATAAGGGAACGTTTGAAATCATTTAACGGTACCCTTTCCATAGATTCTTTCCCCGGCAGGGGCACAGTTGTTGATATTGAAATACCATTAAACCGGAAATCAGATGAAACATAA
- a CDS encoding deoxycytidylate deaminase — protein MPKRADYISWDDYFMGVALLSGKRSKDPSTQVGACIVNTQNKIVGVGYNGLPIGVSDDQFPWEKEGSYLDTKYPYVCHAELNAILNNIGINLEGCKIYTALFPCNECSKAIIQSGIKEVIYLSDKHAAKESSIASRKMLQTAGVTLRKIIPGTSEVVLSFSEDQV, from the coding sequence ATGCCAAAAAGAGCCGATTATATTTCCTGGGACGATTATTTTATGGGCGTGGCCCTGCTTTCCGGCAAACGCAGCAAAGATCCCTCCACACAGGTGGGCGCCTGCATTGTAAACACACAGAATAAAATTGTTGGGGTTGGTTATAACGGCCTGCCTATTGGTGTTAGTGACGACCAGTTCCCCTGGGAAAAAGAAGGAAGCTACCTGGATACAAAATATCCCTATGTATGCCATGCGGAGCTGAATGCGATCCTGAATAACATTGGTATTAACCTGGAAGGCTGCAAGATCTATACGGCCCTGTTTCCCTGCAATGAATGCAGTAAGGCCATTATTCAATCAGGCATCAAGGAGGTCATTTACCTGTCTGACAAGCATGCGGCGAAAGAAAGCTCCATCGCATCCAGGAAAATGCTGCAGACAGCGGGGGTAACCCTGCGAAAGATCATACCCGGCACCAGCGAGGTAGTGCTCTCATTCAGTGAGGACCAGGTATAG
- a CDS encoding DUF2625 domain-containing protein, translated as MKQLEELINTKEPGWELVKEWIAAAKNPCRVLEADKERAAQELVHAQVTTRSPMGAIIYETGGILINDGWLRILGSGHPELDRGLAEWNKGKSFEAYGDQPAFYLVADDVIGGYFAINGGALGDQPGNVYYLAQDTLEWEDLGCGYSGFVNWALCGDVHKFYATFKWRTWKTDLAAISGNETFAFYPFLWTRYEDINDLTRKAVSADEHFHFTMDMMRQLGEQDTAAATT; from the coding sequence ATGAAGCAACTGGAGGAACTGATCAATACAAAAGAGCCCGGATGGGAGTTGGTAAAAGAATGGATAGCTGCTGCAAAAAATCCCTGCCGGGTTTTAGAGGCAGACAAAGAACGTGCAGCGCAGGAACTGGTACACGCCCAAGTTACCACCCGTTCGCCGATGGGTGCCATCATCTATGAAACAGGCGGTATATTGATCAACGATGGCTGGCTGCGGATCCTGGGCTCCGGTCACCCTGAGCTGGACAGGGGCCTCGCTGAATGGAATAAAGGAAAAAGCTTTGAAGCCTATGGTGATCAGCCGGCTTTTTACCTGGTAGCGGATGATGTTATTGGCGGTTATTTTGCCATAAACGGCGGCGCCCTGGGCGATCAGCCGGGGAATGTGTATTACCTGGCACAGGATACCCTGGAGTGGGAAGACCTGGGATGCGGATACTCCGGTTTTGTAAACTGGGCATTGTGCGGAGATGTGCATAAATTCTATGCAACTTTTAAATGGCGCACCTGGAAAACAGACCTGGCGGCCATTTCCGGCAATGAAACGTTTGCTTTTTACCCGTTTTTATGGACGCGGTATGAAGATATTAATGACCTGACAAGAAAAGCGGTATCTGCTGATGAGCATTTTCATTTTACGATGGATATGATGCGGCAGTTGGGAGAGCAGGATACCGCAGCAGCAACCACCTGA
- a CDS encoding TfoX/Sxy family protein, with protein MAYNERIADKIRQALAPITQVKEQKMFGGLAFMVNGKMCITIGNDQVMCRIDPAMRDQLLRQKDCRTVIMGGREYKGYLGDQWRMYQ; from the coding sequence ATGGCCTATAACGAAAGAATTGCAGATAAGATCAGGCAGGCTCTGGCGCCTATAACGCAGGTTAAGGAGCAGAAAATGTTTGGTGGTCTTGCTTTTATGGTCAATGGTAAAATGTGCATTACAATTGGTAATGACCAGGTAATGTGCCGCATTGATCCTGCAATGCGCGACCAGTTGCTCCGGCAGAAAGATTGCCGCACAGTAATCATGGGAGGCAGGGAATACAAAGGCTATCTGGGGGATCAATGGCGAATGTATCAATAA
- a CDS encoding response regulator → MKHNIILADDHKLFLEGLIQLLNKEETLHLLYYAQNGKLVMNYLKAHPELDVDLVITDIAMPDADGIMLNNFIKETRPATKTMVVSMHTDTNMVDTLVQNDVDGYLSKNAAADEFLEAIQTILKGEKYFSESVKQAYMNSVFRKEKDTMEMLSTREKEVLKLIAQEYTTQEIADKLFLSKHTIESYRKTLLSKLKVRNLAGLTRYAIRLGLLED, encoded by the coding sequence ATGAAACATAATATTATACTGGCAGATGACCATAAATTATTTTTAGAAGGCCTGATACAGTTGCTCAATAAAGAGGAAACGCTGCACCTGCTGTATTATGCACAGAACGGAAAGCTGGTGATGAATTACCTGAAAGCCCACCCGGAGCTGGACGTAGACCTGGTGATTACCGATATTGCCATGCCCGATGCGGACGGTATTATGCTGAATAATTTTATAAAAGAGACCCGGCCTGCAACCAAAACAATGGTAGTAAGTATGCACACCGATACGAATATGGTGGATACGCTGGTACAGAATGATGTAGATGGCTATTTGTCTAAAAACGCTGCTGCTGATGAATTCCTGGAAGCGATTCAAACCATTCTGAAAGGAGAAAAGTATTTTTCAGAATCGGTAAAGCAGGCATATATGAACAGCGTGTTCCGTAAGGAAAAAGATACCATGGAAATGCTGAGCACACGGGAGAAAGAAGTGCTGAAGCTGATTGCACAGGAATACACCACACAGGAAATAGCGGATAAGCTGTTCCTGAGCAAACATACCATTGAAAGCTACCGGAAAACCTTATTGTCAAAGCTGAAAGTGCGCAACCTGGCAGGACTGACCCGGTATGCCATCAGGCTGGGCCTCCTGGAAGACTGA
- a CDS encoding M20/M25/M40 family metallo-hydrolase has translation MKLYTAILYVTALLGSQLLYAQQPPASRQKLSPFAESVINEVNHNSQLEKMASELLDGIGPRLVGTPEMEQANDWSVAKLESWGISAQKQQFGEWRGWQRGTSEVTMIAPRIKSLDATQLAWSPATKKPVQGDVVVLPNVSGPDEFNQWLKTVKGKIVLISQYQRSGRPDYQIKEFAKPELYDKLMKERADDAAAFQQRIARTGYTTATLPEALEKAGAAAIAISNWTGIMGANRIFGARTQKIPTIDISVEDYGLLYRMAVNGQGPKIRINVQSKNLGTVKTYNTIGCIEGKEKPNEYVILSAHLDSWDGAQGATDNGTGTLTMLETIRVLKKLYPNNKRTILICLWGSEEQGLNGSRAFVKDHPEIVKGIQVLFNQDNGTGRITNISGQGFVNSYSYIGRWLDAVPKDISSEIQTSFPGMPGTGGSDFASFVAAGAPAFSLSSLSWGYGGYTWHTNRDTYDKIVFDEVKNNVILTAILAYEASEDPEFTNREKRIMPVINGQQSNWPEMKEPERKGGLN, from the coding sequence ATGAAGTTATATACAGCCATTTTGTACGTAACTGCTCTATTGGGCAGCCAGCTCTTATATGCTCAGCAGCCACCTGCATCCCGGCAAAAACTATCGCCCTTTGCAGAAAGCGTAATTAACGAAGTAAACCACAATTCACAACTGGAAAAAATGGCCAGCGAGTTGCTGGATGGTATTGGCCCCCGGCTAGTGGGAACGCCTGAAATGGAGCAGGCGAACGACTGGTCGGTAGCCAAACTGGAAAGCTGGGGCATCAGCGCCCAAAAACAGCAATTCGGAGAATGGCGGGGCTGGCAGCGGGGCACTTCTGAGGTCACAATGATCGCGCCCCGTATCAAAAGCCTTGATGCTACACAGCTTGCCTGGAGCCCGGCTACAAAAAAACCGGTACAGGGCGATGTAGTTGTATTGCCCAATGTAAGCGGACCGGATGAATTTAATCAGTGGCTGAAAACCGTTAAAGGAAAAATTGTATTGATCTCCCAGTACCAGCGTTCCGGACGGCCCGATTACCAGATCAAAGAATTTGCAAAACCCGAGCTTTACGATAAGCTGATGAAAGAACGCGCTGACGATGCAGCAGCTTTTCAGCAACGGATCGCCAGGACCGGATATACTACTGCCACCCTGCCTGAGGCATTGGAAAAGGCCGGTGCTGCCGCCATTGCCATTTCCAACTGGACGGGCATTATGGGCGCCAACCGCATTTTTGGTGCAAGGACACAAAAAATACCTACCATTGATATCTCTGTTGAAGATTACGGCCTGTTGTACCGCATGGCTGTCAATGGCCAGGGGCCAAAGATCCGGATCAATGTTCAGTCAAAAAATTTAGGCACTGTAAAAACCTACAACACCATCGGGTGTATTGAAGGAAAAGAAAAGCCCAATGAATATGTGATCCTTTCTGCCCACCTGGATTCCTGGGACGGGGCACAGGGCGCCACCGATAACGGTACCGGTACTTTGACCATGCTGGAAACAATCCGCGTACTGAAAAAATTATACCCCAACAATAAGCGTACGATACTCATCTGCCTTTGGGGAAGCGAAGAACAGGGATTAAACGGATCCCGGGCCTTTGTAAAGGATCATCCTGAAATTGTAAAGGGCATACAGGTTCTTTTTAACCAGGACAACGGAACCGGGCGTATTACCAATATCAGCGGGCAGGGATTTGTAAACTCCTATAGTTATATTGGCCGGTGGCTGGATGCCGTGCCCAAAGACATCAGCTCAGAAATCCAGACCAGCTTCCCGGGCATGCCGGGCACCGGCGGCTCGGATTTTGCATCTTTTGTAGCTGCAGGCGCCCCCGCATTTTCATTAAGCTCACTAAGCTGGGGATATGGCGGCTATACCTGGCATACCAACAGGGATACTTATGATAAGATCGTTTTTGATGAAGTAAAAAATAACGTGATCCTGACGGCGATACTGGCTTATGAGGCATCAGAAGACCCTGAGTTTACGAATCGCGAAAAGCGCATTATGCCGGTTATAAACGGACAACAATCAAACTGGCCCGAAATGAAGGAGCCGGAGCGCAAAGGGGGACTTAATTAA